From the Burkholderia mayonis genome, one window contains:
- a CDS encoding DUF4123 domain-containing protein: MHDEAGGRTRRVRDDGGVTTERNTQDSGIQVTFAEAEALGAHVYVLAAPLHNGSLPGALSVRRDHVACMLDGGADVQVVSPHLIYIPPSHFESARAWLERHGPSSPCATILASPLPLAALAAHLKSFLRVRLPDGEPIVLAYWDPAILATLAGSVEDETLFVKGPVLSDAQHQAWLAPILRWTYWDRKGALRQIDWRQDRMPASTATLKPPFKLDQGQVDALIDASVPDGLLLHLNERDPSTLAGIPEGERYGFVCRQIERAWQHGIEGVGVLMEYCSLAVRYGEAFEASPEGAALLKPLLPVTIDRPQA, encoded by the coding sequence ATGCATGATGAAGCAGGCGGCCGGACGCGGCGCGTTCGTGACGACGGGGGCGTGACGACCGAGCGGAATACCCAAGACTCCGGCATCCAAGTCACGTTCGCCGAGGCTGAAGCGTTGGGCGCGCATGTATACGTACTCGCGGCGCCGTTGCATAACGGCAGCTTGCCGGGGGCGTTGTCGGTTCGTCGCGACCATGTCGCATGCATGCTTGACGGCGGAGCGGACGTGCAGGTCGTATCGCCACACCTGATCTACATTCCGCCAAGTCACTTTGAGTCGGCTCGTGCGTGGCTGGAACGACATGGGCCGTCATCGCCGTGTGCAACGATTCTCGCATCGCCATTGCCGCTTGCTGCGCTCGCGGCGCATCTGAAGTCGTTTTTGCGCGTGCGCTTGCCGGATGGCGAACCGATCGTGCTCGCGTATTGGGATCCGGCGATTCTCGCGACGCTCGCCGGCTCGGTCGAGGACGAGACGCTGTTCGTGAAAGGGCCGGTGCTGTCCGACGCGCAGCATCAGGCATGGCTCGCGCCGATTCTGAGGTGGACATATTGGGACCGCAAAGGCGCGCTGCGTCAGATCGACTGGCGTCAGGATCGGATGCCGGCCTCTACAGCGACGCTCAAGCCGCCGTTCAAACTTGATCAAGGGCAGGTGGATGCATTGATCGATGCGAGTGTGCCGGACGGCTTGCTATTGCATCTCAATGAACGCGATCCGTCGACGTTAGCTGGAATCCCGGAAGGCGAGCGCTACGGATTCGTATGCCGGCAGATTGAACGTGCTTGGCAGCACGGTATCGAGGGAGTCGGCGTGCTCATGGAATACTGCTCGCTTGCCGTCCGGTATGGGGAGGCGTTCGAGGCATCGCCCGAAGGCGCTGCATTATTGAAACCGCTACTACCGGTTACGATCGATCGACCCCAAGCATAA
- a CDS encoding DUF3304 domain-containing protein gives MTFATFRRIAFAAGFAVFTLTACAGSDILPDDPFAGEGPALAMVPANHTDRWAVNIFVEKYWAGDVSPRGGGAKAACCFPGMKDWSKPVTVTWTWDAVEDPKTKAVTVPEEKRSVQANFPPGGPHQDSDWHKADAYLCVILRDRNTAALAFSPSRSGCMAK, from the coding sequence ATGACCTTTGCCACATTCCGGCGTATAGCTTTCGCGGCGGGCTTTGCTGTCTTTACACTGACCGCTTGCGCCGGTTCCGACATCCTTCCCGATGATCCGTTTGCCGGGGAAGGGCCGGCGCTTGCGATGGTGCCAGCCAATCATACCGATCGCTGGGCAGTGAACATCTTTGTAGAGAAGTATTGGGCGGGGGATGTGAGCCCTCGGGGAGGGGGCGCGAAGGCGGCATGCTGTTTCCCTGGCATGAAAGACTGGAGTAAGCCGGTCACAGTGACTTGGACTTGGGACGCCGTCGAAGACCCGAAAACCAAGGCCGTAACAGTACCTGAAGAAAAGCGCAGTGTTCAGGCGAACTTTCCGCCCGGCGGTCCGCATCAAGATTCCGACTGGCACAAGGCGGACGCCTACCTGTGTGTCATTTTACGAGATCGCAATACCGCTGCTTTGGCTTTTTCGCCCAGTCGATCGGGGTGCATGGCGAAATAA
- a CDS encoding TetR/AcrR family transcriptional regulator: MPTFDILTRQFPGRRAHLKRTILATALACFNDHGLEPTTIEMIRERCDTSVGNIYHHFGNKDGLIAALFLCAIEDQAQLLADYIGRATTAREGVAALVHSYVDWVSAQPEFARFQFMARTAVASGPRADELAEKNRARNRRVIGWFAHAQGRDEMAQWPTELLPSLIVGQSENYCRAWLNGRVKSPPAKYREALAIAAWRSVSK, translated from the coding sequence TTGCCTACCTTCGACATCCTGACGCGGCAGTTTCCCGGCCGCCGCGCGCACCTGAAGCGCACGATCCTCGCGACCGCGCTCGCCTGCTTCAACGATCACGGGCTCGAGCCCACGACGATCGAGATGATCCGCGAGCGCTGCGACACCAGCGTCGGCAACATCTATCACCACTTCGGCAACAAGGACGGCCTGATCGCCGCGCTCTTCCTGTGTGCGATCGAAGACCAGGCGCAATTGCTCGCCGACTACATCGGGCGCGCGACGACCGCGCGGGAGGGCGTCGCCGCGCTCGTCCACAGCTATGTCGACTGGGTCAGCGCTCAGCCCGAATTCGCACGCTTCCAGTTCATGGCGCGCACGGCCGTCGCCTCGGGGCCGCGCGCCGACGAGCTGGCGGAAAAGAACCGTGCGCGCAATCGCCGCGTCATCGGCTGGTTCGCGCACGCGCAAGGGCGCGACGAGATGGCGCAATGGCCGACGGAACTGCTGCCGTCGCTCATCGTCGGCCAATCGGAAAACTACTGTCGCGCGTGGCTAAACGGCCGGGTCAAGTCGCCGCCCGCCAAATATCGGGAAGCGCTCGCGATCGCGGCGTGGCGATCGGTTTCGAAGTGA
- a CDS encoding hotdog fold domain-containing protein: MSQVLEMFKAAGAAQFSKMVCQMAPFFGTIEPQVVELQPGRAEAKVGFRREITNHLGTVHAIALCNAAELVAGLMTQVSIPDGLRWIPKGMTVEYLAKAKTDVTAVADGSAVDWQSEGDKIVPVEVTDAEGKTVFTARITMNIKA; the protein is encoded by the coding sequence ATGAGTCAGGTTCTCGAGATGTTCAAGGCGGCCGGGGCCGCGCAATTCAGCAAGATGGTCTGTCAGATGGCGCCGTTCTTCGGCACGATCGAGCCGCAGGTCGTCGAGCTGCAGCCCGGTCGAGCGGAGGCGAAAGTCGGCTTCCGGCGTGAAATCACCAATCATCTCGGCACGGTCCACGCGATCGCGCTGTGCAACGCGGCCGAGCTGGTCGCGGGGCTGATGACCCAGGTGTCGATTCCGGACGGCCTGCGCTGGATTCCGAAAGGCATGACCGTCGAATACCTCGCGAAGGCGAAGACGGACGTGACGGCGGTCGCCGACGGCTCGGCCGTCGACTGGCAAAGCGAAGGCGACAAGATCGTGCCGGTCGAAGTGACCGACGCCGAAGGCAAGACGGTGTTCACCGCGCGGATCACGATGAACATCAAGGCTTGA
- a CDS encoding branched-chain amino acid ABC transporter substrate-binding protein, whose product MKIRKLLPISAAAMLAAAAATHAAADQVVKIGSAEPLTGGIAHLGKDNENGARLAVEEINAKGLTIGGQKITLQLDAQDDAADPRTATQVAQKLVDGKVVAVIGHLNSGTSIPASKIYSDAGILQISPSATNPAYTQQGFKTTYRVVATDAQQGPALADYAKQKGIKTVAVVDDSTAYGQGLANEFEKKAKALGLKVLSHDATNDKAVDFRAILTKIKGTNPDAIMYGGMDATGGPFAKQAKQLGLRAKIFSGDGVCTEQLPALAGAAADNVVCSQAGAALEKMPGGAAFQAKYEKRFNQPIRFDAPFTYDAVYIVVDAMKRANSTDPAKILAAMPKTNYTGVIGTTIFDSKGDLKHGVISLYDFKGGKKTFLDQVTM is encoded by the coding sequence ATGAAAATCCGCAAACTGTTGCCGATCAGCGCGGCTGCGATGCTCGCGGCGGCGGCCGCGACGCATGCGGCGGCCGACCAGGTCGTCAAGATCGGCAGCGCCGAGCCACTGACGGGCGGCATCGCCCACCTCGGCAAGGACAACGAGAACGGCGCGCGTCTCGCGGTCGAGGAGATCAATGCGAAGGGCCTCACGATCGGCGGCCAGAAGATCACGCTGCAGCTCGACGCGCAAGACGACGCAGCCGATCCGCGCACCGCGACGCAGGTCGCGCAGAAGCTCGTCGACGGCAAGGTCGTCGCGGTCATCGGCCACCTGAATTCGGGCACGTCGATCCCCGCGTCGAAGATCTACAGCGACGCCGGCATCCTGCAGATCTCGCCGTCGGCGACGAACCCGGCTTATACGCAGCAAGGTTTCAAGACGACCTACCGGGTCGTCGCGACCGACGCGCAGCAAGGCCCGGCGCTCGCCGATTACGCGAAGCAGAAGGGAATCAAGACGGTCGCAGTCGTCGACGATTCGACCGCGTACGGCCAGGGCCTCGCGAACGAATTCGAGAAGAAGGCGAAGGCGCTCGGCCTGAAGGTGCTGTCGCACGACGCGACGAACGACAAGGCGGTCGACTTCCGCGCGATCCTGACGAAGATCAAGGGCACGAATCCGGACGCGATCATGTACGGCGGCATGGACGCGACGGGCGGCCCGTTCGCGAAGCAGGCGAAGCAGCTCGGCCTGCGCGCGAAGATCTTCTCGGGCGACGGCGTGTGCACCGAGCAGTTGCCCGCGCTCGCGGGCGCGGCGGCCGACAACGTCGTGTGCTCGCAGGCGGGCGCGGCGCTCGAGAAGATGCCGGGCGGCGCGGCGTTCCAGGCGAAGTACGAGAAGCGCTTCAACCAGCCGATCCGCTTCGACGCGCCGTTCACGTACGACGCGGTGTACATCGTCGTCGACGCGATGAAGCGCGCGAACTCGACCGATCCGGCGAAGATCCTCGCGGCGATGCCGAAGACGAACTACACGGGCGTGATCGGTACGACGATCTTCGATTCGAAGGGCGACCTGAAGCACGGCGTGATTTCCCTGTACGACTTCAAGGGCGGCAAGAAGACCTTCCTCGATCAGGTCACGATGTAA